Proteins encoded in a region of the Pseudomonas sp. GOM7 genome:
- a CDS encoding nicotinamidase: MKYVVTPCARRRRTMKIASLDVDAQKGFTPLCPDELPVPEGDTIVPALNQMAMRGQLRLGSKDAHSPQAAWVVPEPAQMLQPLPLANADLTWVSHCVPGTPGFELLDGLPAPLDYDYFVWKGVEPDLHPYGACYHDLAEKRSTGVIEFLRQNGVDLVLVGGLALDYCVKTTALQLRRAGFEVIVHLPACRAIASETAEAACVAMRERGITLSASLEQLDSLLAKENPR; the protein is encoded by the coding sequence ACCATGAAGATCGCCAGCCTCGACGTAGACGCTCAGAAAGGCTTTACCCCGCTGTGCCCCGACGAACTGCCCGTACCCGAAGGCGATACCATAGTGCCGGCGCTGAACCAGATGGCCATGCGCGGGCAGTTGCGCCTCGGCAGCAAGGACGCCCACAGCCCGCAGGCCGCCTGGGTGGTGCCGGAACCTGCGCAGATGCTGCAACCCCTGCCGCTGGCCAATGCCGACCTCACCTGGGTCAGCCATTGCGTACCCGGCACCCCCGGTTTCGAGCTGCTGGACGGATTGCCCGCGCCTCTGGATTACGACTACTTCGTGTGGAAAGGCGTGGAGCCGGATCTGCACCCCTACGGCGCCTGCTATCACGACCTGGCCGAGAAACGCAGCACAGGCGTGATCGAATTTCTTCGGCAAAATGGCGTCGACCTTGTATTGGTCGGCGGCCTGGCGCTGGATTACTGCGTCAAGACCACGGCCCTGCAACTGCGCCGCGCAGGCTTCGAGGTGATCGTCCACCTGCCGGCCTGCCGCGCAATCGCCAGCGAAACTGCCGAAGCCGCCTGCGTCGCCATGCGCGAGCGCGGCATCACCCTCAGCGCCAGCCTGGAACAGCTGGACAGCCTCTTAGCCAAGGAGAATCCGCGATGA
- the pncB gene encoding nicotinate phosphoribosyltransferase — MSESIFAERIVQNLLDTDFYKLTMMQAVLHNYPNAEVEWEFRCRSSEDLTPYLAEIRYQIERLSELSLSVDQLAFLERISFIKPDFIRFLSLFRFNLRYVHTSIEDGQLSIRLRGPWLHVILFEVPLLAVVSEVRNRYRYREVLLEQAAERLYEKFDWLKAEASPSELAGFQLADFGTRRRFSYRVQEQAVHILKRDFPGRFVGTSNVHLAREFDLKPIGTMAHEWLMAHQQLGPRLIDSQIAALDCWVREYRGLLGIALTDCITMDAFLADFDLYFAKLFDGLRHDSGDPLVWAEKAIAHYEKLGIDPMSKTLVFSDGLDLPKSLRLYRALSGRIHVSFGVGTNLTCDIPGVEPMNIVIKMIACNGQPVAKISDTPGKTQCRDENFVHYLKHVFRVPDAQ; from the coding sequence ATGAGCGAGAGCATCTTCGCCGAGCGTATCGTGCAGAACCTGCTGGACACCGACTTCTACAAGCTGACCATGATGCAGGCAGTGCTGCACAACTACCCCAACGCCGAGGTGGAATGGGAATTCCGCTGCCGCAGCAGCGAGGATCTGACCCCTTATCTGGCCGAGATCCGTTACCAGATCGAACGTCTGAGCGAACTGAGCCTGAGTGTCGACCAGCTCGCCTTCCTCGAGCGCATCTCCTTCATCAAACCGGACTTCATCCGTTTCCTCAGCCTGTTCCGCTTCAACCTGCGCTACGTGCACACCAGCATCGAAGATGGCCAGTTGAGCATTCGCCTGCGCGGCCCCTGGCTGCACGTGATCCTCTTCGAGGTTCCGCTGCTGGCCGTCGTCAGCGAAGTACGCAACCGCTATCGCTACCGCGAAGTCCTGCTGGAGCAGGCCGCCGAACGCCTCTACGAGAAATTCGACTGGCTCAAGGCCGAAGCCTCGCCAAGCGAACTGGCCGGCTTCCAGCTCGCCGATTTCGGCACCCGCAGGCGCTTCTCCTACCGCGTGCAGGAGCAGGCGGTGCATATCCTCAAGCGCGACTTCCCTGGCCGTTTCGTCGGCACCAGCAACGTGCACCTGGCACGCGAATTCGACCTCAAGCCCATCGGCACCATGGCCCACGAATGGCTGATGGCGCACCAGCAACTGGGCCCACGCCTGATCGACAGCCAGATCGCCGCGCTCGACTGCTGGGTACGTGAGTACCGTGGCCTGCTCGGTATCGCCCTGACCGACTGCATCACCATGGACGCCTTCCTGGCGGATTTCGACCTGTACTTCGCCAAGCTCTTCGACGGCTTGCGTCACGACTCCGGCGACCCGCTGGTGTGGGCGGAAAAAGCCATCGCCCACTACGAGAAGCTCGGCATCGACCCGATGAGCAAGACCCTGGTGTTCTCCGACGGCCTCGACCTGCCCAAGTCGCTACGGCTCTACCGTGCACTTAGCGGGCGAATACACGTAAGCTTCGGCGTTGGCACCAACCTGACCTGCGACATCCCCGGCGTCGAGCCGATGAACATCGTGATCAAGATGATCGCCTGCAACGGTCAGCCGGTGGCCAAGATCTCCGATACACCCGGCAAGACCCAATGCCGCGACGAGAATTTCGTCCACTACCTCAAACACGTCTTTCGCGTCCCTGACGCCCAGTGA
- the nadE gene encoding ammonia-dependent NAD(+) synthetase: MSNRQAEIAAALDVVPPFADEAALIAQIEKRKTFIKNSLKNAGLKVLVLGISGGVDSLTAGRLAQLSVEELRAETGDSTYRFIAVRLPHNAQHDEHDAQDSLKFIRADEEDTVNIASSVTGLGEQVTHLQKLSDARRDFVVGNIKARIRMVAQFAIANANNGLVIGTDHAAEAVMGFFTKFGDGACDLAPLSGLVKKQVRAIAAHLGAPQHLVMKTPTADLEELRPGKPDEEAHGVTYAEIDAFLHGEKVSDEAYATIVRTYDNTRHKRELPLVP, from the coding sequence ATGAGCAACCGCCAAGCCGAAATCGCCGCCGCCCTCGATGTGGTGCCGCCCTTCGCCGACGAGGCCGCGCTGATCGCCCAGATCGAGAAGCGCAAGACCTTCATCAAGAACAGCCTGAAGAATGCCGGCCTCAAGGTGCTGGTGCTGGGCATCAGTGGTGGCGTCGACTCGCTGACCGCCGGGCGTCTGGCCCAGCTCTCGGTCGAGGAACTGCGGGCGGAAACCGGCGATAGCACCTACCGCTTCATCGCCGTGCGCCTGCCGCACAACGCTCAGCACGACGAGCACGATGCCCAGGATTCGCTGAAATTCATCCGCGCCGATGAAGAGGACACGGTCAATATCGCCAGCAGCGTGACCGGCCTCGGCGAGCAGGTCACCCATCTGCAGAAACTCAGCGATGCACGCCGCGACTTCGTCGTCGGCAATATCAAGGCGCGTATCCGCATGGTCGCCCAGTTCGCCATCGCCAACGCCAACAATGGCCTGGTGATCGGCACCGACCATGCTGCCGAAGCGGTAATGGGCTTCTTCACCAAGTTCGGTGACGGCGCCTGCGACCTCGCCCCGCTGTCCGGCCTGGTGAAGAAGCAGGTGCGCGCCATTGCCGCACATCTGGGCGCACCGCAGCACCTGGTGATGAAAACCCCGACCGCCGACCTGGAAGAGCTGCGCCCAGGCAAACCGGACGAGGAAGCGCACGGCGTGACCTATGCCGAGATCGACGCCTTTCTGCATGGCGAAAAGGTCAGCGACGAAGCCTATGCCACCATCGTGCGCACCTACGACAACACTCGCCACAAGCGCGAGCTGCCGCTGGTGCCCTGA
- the dcd gene encoding dCTP deaminase gives MSIKSDKWIRRMAQEQGMIEPFVERQVRGADASRVISYGVSSYGYDVRCADEFKVFTNIHSAIVDPKNFDEKSFVDIKSDVCIIPPNSFALARTVEYFRIPRDVLTICLGKSTYARCGIIVNVTPLEPEWEGHVTLEFSNTTNLPAKIYANEGVAQMLFLQSDEACEVSYRDRGGKYQGQTGVTLPKA, from the coding sequence ATGAGCATCAAATCGGACAAGTGGATTCGCCGCATGGCCCAGGAACAGGGGATGATCGAACCCTTTGTCGAGCGCCAGGTGCGTGGCGCCGATGCCAGCCGCGTGATCTCCTACGGGGTGTCCAGCTACGGCTACGACGTGCGCTGTGCCGATGAATTCAAGGTGTTCACCAACATTCACTCGGCCATCGTCGATCCGAAGAACTTCGACGAGAAGAGCTTCGTCGATATCAAGAGTGACGTCTGCATCATTCCGCCGAACTCCTTCGCCCTGGCCCGCACCGTGGAATACTTCCGCATCCCGCGAGACGTGCTGACCATCTGCCTGGGCAAGAGCACCTATGCGCGTTGCGGCATCATCGTCAATGTCACGCCGCTGGAGCCGGAGTGGGAAGGCCACGTGACCCTGGAGTTCTCCAACACCACCAATCTGCCGGCGAAGATCTACGCCAACGAGGGCGTGGCGCAGATGCTGTTCCTGCAGTCCGACGAGGCCTGTGAAGTGTCCTACCGTGACCGGGGTGGCAAGTACCAGGGCCAGACCGGCGTGACCCTGCCCAAGGCCTGA
- a CDS encoding cold-shock protein has translation MSNRQNGTVKWFNDEKGYGFITPQSGDDLFVHFKAIQADGFKTLKEGQQVSFVATRGQKGMQAEEVQIVG, from the coding sequence ATGTCCAATCGTCAGAACGGCACCGTCAAGTGGTTCAATGATGAGAAAGGCTACGGCTTCATCACCCCGCAATCCGGTGACGACCTGTTCGTACACTTCAAAGCCATCCAGGCTGACGGCTTCAAGACCCTGAAGGAAGGCCAGCAGGTCTCCTTCGTGGCTACCCGTGGCCAGAAAGGCATGCAAGCTGAAGAAGTTCAGATCGTTGGTTGA
- a CDS encoding MarR family winged helix-turn-helix transcriptional regulator: protein MSDKKVPDEIELSSVMAFEMPLFQALRRLQQAGEVHAKRLSRFGGLTPMQLMVLQVLASETRLTASVLSSRVSLTAATLSGLLDRLEERGLLQRQRDDQDRRRQWLLITDAGRELIKQASSLMPPEFNQRFAALADWERHSLAAALLRAAELCGEMD from the coding sequence ATGAGTGATAAAAAAGTTCCTGATGAAATAGAATTGTCATCCGTCATGGCGTTCGAGATGCCCCTGTTTCAGGCCCTGCGGCGCCTTCAGCAGGCGGGGGAGGTGCACGCCAAGCGCCTGTCTCGTTTCGGTGGGCTGACGCCCATGCAACTGATGGTGCTGCAGGTGCTGGCCAGCGAGACGCGGCTGACCGCCAGCGTGCTCAGCAGTCGTGTCAGCCTGACGGCCGCAACGCTGTCCGGCTTGCTCGATCGCCTCGAGGAGCGCGGTTTGCTGCAGCGCCAGCGCGACGACCAGGATCGCCGCCGCCAGTGGCTGTTGATCACCGATGCCGGCCGCGAACTGATCAAACAGGCTTCGTCGCTGATGCCACCGGAGTTCAACCAGCGTTTCGCCGCTTTGGCCGATTGGGAGCGCCACAGTCTGGCAGCGGCCTTGCTGAGGGCGGCCGAGCTGTGCGGTGAAATGGACTGA
- a CDS encoding N-acetylglutaminylglutamine amidotransferase, with protein sequence MCAIAGELRFDRRPADLAAVERITHHQAPRGPDAHGFHSQGSIALGHRRLKIMDLAEASGQPMIDSDLGLSMVFNGAIYNYPELRAELETLGYRFFSGGDTEVLLKGYHAWGEKLLPKLNGMFAFAVWERDSQRLFIARDRLGIKPLYLSRTGERLRFASSLPALLQGGDIAKTLDAVALNHYLNFHAVVPAPRTILAGVEKLPPATWMRVDADGQVEQQTWWTLQFGPQGEEVNYGLEEWRDRTLETMREAVEIRQRAAVDVGVLLSGGVDSSMLVGLLREAGVENLLTFSIGFQDAGGERGDEFQYSDLIAQRFATRHHQLRIGEHEILEQLPQAFRAMSEPMVSHDCIAFYLLSREVAKHCKVVQSGQGADELFAGYHWYPQVDGADDAFAAYRAAFFDREHDEYAACVQPAWLTGDMAGEFVREHFAQPGAEAAVDKALRLDSTVMLVDDPVKRVDNMTMAWGLEARTPFLDYRVAELSARIPAQFKLPEGGKYVLKEAARKVIPSEVIDRPKGYFPVPGLKHLEGATLGWVRDLLLDPSQDRGLFNPKMLDQLLTNPQSQLTPLRGSKLWQLAALNLWLSEQGL encoded by the coding sequence ATGTGCGCAATAGCTGGAGAACTACGTTTTGATCGACGCCCCGCGGATCTGGCGGCAGTCGAACGCATCACCCACCACCAAGCCCCTCGCGGCCCAGACGCCCATGGCTTCCATAGCCAAGGATCCATCGCCCTCGGCCATCGCCGCCTGAAGATCATGGATCTGGCCGAAGCCTCGGGCCAGCCGATGATCGACAGCGATCTCGGCCTGTCCATGGTGTTCAACGGCGCCATCTACAACTACCCCGAATTGCGTGCCGAGCTGGAAACGCTCGGTTATCGTTTCTTCTCCGGCGGCGACACCGAAGTGCTGCTCAAGGGCTACCACGCCTGGGGCGAAAAGCTGCTGCCCAAGCTCAACGGCATGTTCGCCTTCGCCGTCTGGGAGCGTGATAGCCAACGCCTGTTCATCGCCCGTGACCGCCTCGGCATCAAGCCGCTGTACCTGTCGCGCACTGGCGAGCGCCTGCGCTTCGCCTCGTCGCTGCCAGCCCTGCTGCAAGGCGGCGACATCGCCAAGACGCTGGATGCCGTCGCCCTCAACCACTACCTGAACTTCCACGCCGTGGTGCCGGCACCGCGCACCATCCTGGCTGGCGTGGAGAAGCTGCCGCCCGCCACCTGGATGCGCGTCGACGCCGACGGCCAGGTCGAGCAACAGACCTGGTGGACGCTGCAGTTCGGCCCGCAGGGCGAGGAAGTGAACTACGGCCTGGAAGAATGGCGCGACCGTACGCTGGAGACCATGCGCGAAGCGGTGGAGATTCGTCAGCGCGCCGCCGTGGACGTTGGCGTGCTGCTCTCTGGCGGCGTCGACTCGAGCATGCTGGTGGGTCTGCTGCGTGAAGCCGGCGTGGAAAACCTGCTGACCTTCTCCATCGGCTTCCAGGATGCCGGCGGCGAGCGCGGCGACGAATTCCAGTATTCGGATCTGATCGCCCAGCGCTTCGCCACCCGTCACCACCAGTTGCGCATCGGCGAGCACGAAATCCTCGAGCAACTGCCGCAGGCCTTCCGCGCCATGAGCGAGCCGATGGTCAGCCATGACTGCATCGCCTTCTACCTGCTCTCGCGCGAAGTGGCCAAGCACTGCAAGGTGGTGCAGAGCGGCCAGGGCGCGGACGAACTGTTCGCCGGCTACCACTGGTATCCGCAGGTCGATGGCGCCGACGATGCTTTCGCCGCCTACCGCGCCGCCTTCTTCGACCGCGAGCACGACGAGTATGCCGCCTGCGTGCAGCCGGCCTGGCTGACCGGCGACATGGCCGGCGAGTTCGTCCGCGAGCACTTCGCCCAGCCTGGCGCTGAGGCCGCCGTGGACAAGGCGCTGCGTCTGGACAGCACGGTGATGCTGGTGGACGACCCGGTCAAGCGCGTGGACAACATGACCATGGCCTGGGGCCTGGAGGCACGCACGCCGTTCCTCGACTACCGCGTGGCCGAGCTGTCGGCGCGTATCCCCGCGCAGTTCAAGCTGCCTGAAGGCGGCAAGTACGTGCTCAAGGAAGCAGCGCGCAAGGTCATCCCCAGTGAGGTGATCGACCGGCCCAAGGGTTACTTCCCGGTACCTGGCCTCAAGCATCTGGAAGGCGCCACCCTCGGCTGGGTACGCGACCTGCTCCTCGATCCCAGCCAGGATCGCGGCCTGTTCAATCCGAAGATGCTCGACCAGTTGCTGACCAACCCGCAGAGCCAGCTCACGCCGCTACGCGGCTCCAAGCTGTGGCAGCTCGCGGCGCTCAACCTGTGGCTGAGCGAGCAAGGGCTGTAA
- the ngg gene encoding N-acetylglutaminylglutamine synthetase encodes MRSPAFKQRLIRGQTPSYERLQARLAEDHTSEPSQPQAIHCGWGRLLIGHTYPDATALAEALLGEQTGERDIALYVAAPHQVLAHAPQQLFLDPSDTLRLWFTDYRPARRSFRGFRIRRAQNDADWQAINCLYQTRNMLPIDPAKLTPYNEGGPTYWLAEDEDSGAVIGSVMGLNHQRAFRDPENGSSLWCLAVDPQCSRPGVGEVLVRHLIEHGMSRGLNYLDLSVLHDNKQAKKLYAKLGFRELQTFSLKRKNGINQPLFLGPGPQAELNPYARIIVDEALRRGIEVQVDDAEAGLFTLSHGGRRIRCRESLCDLTSAVSMTLCQDKRLTHRALSRAGLSVPAQCLAGSAEDNAAFLAEHGAVVVKPVDGEQGQGVAVDLRTPGEVQEAIERASVFDQRVLLESYHEGHDLRILVIGYEVVAAAIRRPAEIIGDGHHSIGELIDAQSRRRQAATGGESRIPKDAETLRTLHGAGLDYDSVLPAGQRLAVRKTANLHTGGTLEDVTEILHPTLRDAAIKAARALEIPVVGLDLLVPAADQPEHVFIEANERAGLANHEPQPTAERFVDLLFPLSQATG; translated from the coding sequence ATGCGCTCCCCTGCCTTCAAGCAACGCCTGATCCGCGGCCAGACGCCTTCCTACGAACGCCTGCAAGCGCGCCTGGCCGAAGATCACACCAGCGAGCCGAGCCAGCCGCAGGCCATCCATTGCGGCTGGGGCCGGCTGCTGATCGGCCACACCTACCCGGATGCCACGGCATTGGCCGAAGCGCTACTAGGCGAACAGACCGGCGAGCGTGACATCGCCCTGTACGTCGCCGCGCCGCATCAGGTGCTGGCCCACGCCCCGCAGCAACTCTTCCTCGACCCTTCCGACACCCTGCGCCTGTGGTTCACCGATTACCGCCCGGCACGTCGCAGCTTTCGCGGTTTTCGCATTCGCCGGGCGCAGAACGACGCCGACTGGCAGGCCATCAACTGCCTGTACCAGACCCGCAACATGCTACCCATCGACCCGGCCAAGCTCACCCCCTACAACGAAGGCGGCCCCACCTACTGGCTGGCCGAGGACGAGGACAGCGGCGCGGTGATCGGCAGCGTCATGGGCCTCAACCACCAACGTGCCTTCCGCGACCCGGAAAACGGCAGCAGCCTCTGGTGCCTGGCGGTCGACCCGCAATGCAGCCGCCCTGGCGTCGGCGAGGTGCTGGTGCGCCATCTGATCGAGCACGGCATGAGCCGTGGTCTGAACTACCTCGACCTGTCGGTGCTGCACGACAACAAGCAGGCCAAGAAACTCTACGCCAAGCTGGGCTTTCGCGAGTTGCAGACCTTCAGCCTGAAACGCAAGAACGGCATCAACCAGCCGCTGTTCCTCGGCCCCGGCCCGCAGGCTGAACTCAACCCCTATGCGCGCATCATCGTCGACGAGGCGCTGCGTCGCGGCATCGAAGTGCAGGTGGATGACGCCGAAGCCGGGCTGTTCACCCTCAGCCATGGCGGGCGCCGCATCCGCTGCCGCGAATCGCTGTGCGACCTGACCAGCGCCGTGAGCATGACCCTGTGCCAGGACAAGCGCCTGACCCACCGTGCCCTGTCGCGCGCAGGCCTCAGCGTGCCAGCGCAATGCCTGGCCGGCAGCGCCGAAGACAACGCTGCCTTCCTTGCCGAACACGGTGCGGTGGTGGTCAAGCCGGTGGACGGCGAACAGGGCCAGGGGGTGGCGGTGGATCTGCGCACGCCGGGCGAGGTGCAGGAAGCCATCGAGCGCGCCAGCGTGTTCGATCAGCGCGTACTGCTGGAGAGCTACCACGAAGGCCATGACCTGCGCATCCTGGTGATCGGCTACGAGGTGGTGGCAGCCGCCATTCGCCGCCCGGCCGAGATCATCGGCGACGGTCACCACAGCATCGGTGAACTGATCGATGCACAGAGCCGCCGTCGCCAGGCCGCTACCGGCGGCGAGAGCCGCATCCCCAAGGACGCCGAGACCCTGCGCACCCTGCACGGTGCCGGCCTCGACTACGACAGCGTGCTGCCGGCCGGCCAGCGCCTGGCGGTACGCAAGACCGCCAACCTGCATACCGGCGGCACTCTGGAGGACGTCACCGAGATCCTTCACCCGACCCTGCGCGACGCTGCCATCAAGGCCGCGCGCGCTCTGGAAATTCCGGTGGTCGGCCTCGACCTGCTGGTGCCGGCCGCCGATCAACCAGAACACGTGTTCATCGAGGCCAACGAGCGCGCCGGCCTGGCCAACCACGAGCCGCAGCCGACCGCCGAGCGCTTCGTCGACCTGCTGTTCCCGCTAAGCCAGGCGACCGGCTGA
- a CDS encoding osmoprotectant NAGGN system M42 family peptidase has translation MQTLPEPDLEYLQKVLLEMLAIPSPTGFTDTIVRYVAERLEELEIPFELTRRGTIRATLRGRQSEYERFDRAVSVHLDTIGAIVREIKDNGRLGLAPVGCWSSRFAEGSRVSLFTDNGVIRGSVLPLLASGHAFNTAVDTLPVSWDHVELRLDAYCATRADCDALGIAVGDFVAFDPLPEFSESGHISARHLDDKAGAAALLTALKSMRDHGLQPMIDCHPLFTITEEVGSGAAAALPWDVSEFVGIDIAPVAPGQQSSEHAVSVAMQDSGGPYDYHLSRQLLRLAAENEIAVRRDLFRYYHSDAQSAVAAGHDIRTALLAFGCDATHGYERTHIDSLKALTQILTAYVLSPPVFASDAQPAQGSLERFSHQLEHEAQMESDTRVPPVDSLLGQREQDA, from the coding sequence ATGCAGACACTCCCCGAACCCGACCTCGAATACCTGCAGAAGGTACTGCTGGAGATGCTCGCCATCCCCAGCCCGACAGGTTTTACCGACACCATCGTGCGCTACGTCGCCGAGCGTCTGGAAGAACTGGAAATCCCCTTCGAGCTGACCCGCCGTGGCACCATCCGCGCCACCCTGCGCGGGCGCCAGAGCGAGTACGAGCGCTTCGACCGCGCCGTATCCGTGCACCTGGACACCATTGGCGCCATCGTCCGCGAGATCAAGGACAACGGCCGTCTCGGTCTGGCGCCTGTGGGCTGCTGGTCGAGCCGCTTCGCCGAAGGCAGCCGCGTAAGCCTGTTCACCGACAACGGCGTGATCCGTGGCAGCGTATTGCCGCTGCTGGCCTCGGGGCACGCCTTCAACACCGCCGTCGACACCCTGCCGGTGAGCTGGGATCACGTCGAGCTGCGCCTGGACGCCTATTGCGCCACCCGCGCCGACTGCGACGCCCTGGGCATCGCCGTGGGCGACTTCGTCGCCTTCGATCCGCTGCCGGAATTCTCCGAAAGCGGCCATATCAGCGCCCGCCATCTCGACGACAAGGCCGGTGCGGCGGCGCTGCTGACCGCGCTCAAGTCCATGCGCGATCATGGCCTGCAGCCGATGATCGACTGCCACCCGCTGTTCACCATCACCGAGGAGGTCGGCTCCGGTGCCGCCGCCGCCCTGCCCTGGGACGTCAGCGAATTCGTCGGCATCGATATCGCCCCGGTCGCCCCGGGCCAGCAGTCCAGTGAGCACGCCGTCAGCGTGGCCATGCAGGACTCCGGCGGCCCCTATGACTATCACCTGTCACGCCAGCTCCTGCGCCTGGCCGCCGAGAACGAGATCGCGGTGCGCCGTGACCTGTTCCGCTATTACCACAGCGATGCCCAGTCGGCGGTCGCTGCCGGCCACGACATCCGTACCGCCCTGCTGGCCTTTGGCTGTGACGCCACCCATGGCTACGAACGCACCCATATCGACAGCCTCAAGGCGCTGACCCAGATCCTCACCGCCTACGTACTCAGCCCACCCGTCTTCGCCAGCGACGCGCAACCCGCGCAAGGCTCGCTGGAGCGTTTCAGCCATCAACTGGAGCACGAAGCGCAAATGGAAAGCGATACCCGTGTTCCCCCCGTGGACAGCCTGCTCGGCCAGCGCGAACAGGACGCTTGA